The genomic DNA cattcagtagttacattaagcaagacaattgtatcaatttgttgttagctgattaactcatacagtaatacctttttgtccactagatggcagcacacaacataaatatttcccctctacctacatagctagagtagctagttacaggtggaaagttatgaaagaaagttgcatccaggagccttcataagcaaacatgatgtggctccacattaaaatatcccactttttcattatccacatgtctcaaaagttgtttgatgtaacatagcttaacaggacacatgatatgtccaataacaacataaagaagggggcaacatataagtaaAAACCaactacagtggggaaaataagtatttgaacccctgccgatttcgcaagtttgaccacttcaaagaaatgtgtgatctataattgtaatagtaggtgtattttaacagtgagaaacagaatatcaacaaacaaatccagaaaactgcattttataacatttatgactttatttgtatttgatgcagaaaataattaTTTATACTATGTCTAtcagtatactatgtctatggttgcctgagtgactgttggctgattcgacaatgacatgcagaggcagatcagacggtctagtggtagaatccgacagaaaaaaacaactccttttcccgtaggcagtgcgtcgccccaatggcccttatggacaagccgcccactatattgtagaaatgaacagtacagaacatacgatggggtgtgaacatcagtggtatcagcagtgttgcatgctgggtgtgtgattgtgtgtgtgtgtgtgtgtgtgtgtagttgtgtctgagagcgagtgatgcaagtgttgagtaggctagagcgattgacatttaataacgcctaaaacaaagttagacttacggaagacattagatgagtaaagaagacacttcagaatagTTTCGAAAACtaagcaccatgagtgtgaatacagatcgcaagGAGTAGTATAAATTCCAATTAGTGAAATCAAGCAGCTTTTGGAAATAGAGTCAATAATATGTGTTCTGTGTAGCATAGAATAACGTAGGTGCCGGCGATGTTAGAGGGAAGGGCCGTTTGGTGAGCggagtgggccggtattttggaccatcccaaccctgtcagcccaccggggattcccccggtatccccgatggccagtccgccccagACTTCAACAACTCAACTGTTGTTGAATTAAAGAAGAAACTTGTGGAGAAGCTGCCAGGGAACACAGGTGATGACAattatgtgctgtgtgttcttctctgtgttttttgttttgacagGGAGTTAACATTAACGTggtaatgcctttatttcactcacacaatgaCAAAAATGCTTTTCACTTCATCCTCAATTAAATTATTCTTGCCAACCTGTTAGATCCTTCTGAGATACGGCTGCTGTTTGCATCCAAGCAGTTGGAGGACACAGACAAGCTTTCTGACCatggaaaaaaaaggacaaatccACACTCATGTCTGTACTACGCCTGCATGGACGATGGACACATCCCATGGACTCACTGTTAATGTTAACTCCCTGTCACCAGGACGGCTACGGCAGCACTATGCTATATTATGGAAGACTATGACTGTTGTAAAATATCGCAAATTCTTGTATTTCTTTGTGCAGACCGGGCCATAGATCCAATGATTCAATAGATTCCAATGTCCAGACATGTATATGTAGATCGTGAAAAACTGCCTCCCTTCTGAATGTTTTCCTTTGATTATGTGTTTAAGCTCATGTGTGTACTACACTGTTTCATTAGGTTCAAAGGTGACGGCATGTGAACGTTATCTTGTTGCTACATCAATAAAATTGACAGCAGTTtgtattttgtttcttttatatTCTATTATGTACAAAGTGCTAATTATCTCCTGCCACTGCTTTCACAGCTACGTTAGCTGAAGAGTTGGTTAATGGGGGCTGACAATACTACTCTTACTGAAGTCTCCAAGCAAAATGGAGGAAACTTAAAATATGAAACGATTTGTCTTTAGCCAAAGAGTCATGAGTCACTTGACTTGAATGGAGCAAGGAAACTGGAATTCAATTTCTCTATGATCTCGTCAGAGTGGTGTCAGGATGACAGCTGATGTTATTGGCATAATACAGTCGGTATGCAATAAGGAAATGCTGCACCTACATGCAGAACACAAATGTCTCACCAGAATATGACTAGTCCTTTCCCGCAACTTGACCTAGACTTCATTAAACTCAGCCCAAGTAAAACTCCAGCAGTCAGTCTTCAGATGAACAAACCTTTTACACTAATTGAATATCATGATTTAATAAAAGACGATTTTGTATAGTTCAAATTTGTGAAGGCTAACTATAAGACTAGTTGTTTAAATATCTGAAGTCATAATAGCCACATATTATTGAGGCTGAACTTGTGCTGTTCCAATTCCAGAAGTGCCTGCATGTGACCCAAGGTCAAGAAggttcattttattttctaattaTGTGGGTTATGATTGCGAATATCAACAGCctataaacacataaataaaataaaaaaaacacgtaCAACACACATCTTACATAAATCAAACGCGGGATTTGGCAAGAACAGAGAACACCGAGTCGTTCTCAAATCTGTGACACTAACGATGCCTGCTGCTTAGAAAGTTGACATTCTCTCAATCAAcaaggagggggaggtggactCCGGTAATGTGGGCGTTAACTAGTTGGACTAGTGGGTTTCAGTTTTACTTAGGTAGGCTATCTTGCTCGATTTTATGCCATACAATGTCTTTGGCTGTGGCGAGCTGGAACAGAACCATTCGACATTTATAAGATAGTCTTCACTTGTGGCTATTTCATGTTGGCTATTTTCATACTGTAAATCAGACTGTTTTTTAATATTGTCATTTTTTCATTCCAGCTGGAATGCAGCTGTAAACTTCCGGAATAATAGATATTTGAACGGAGTCATGTGAACGTTATATTTCATTAAATGCAGATACGGACGATTGTAGGCTACTCGTTGTATGTTGATGCACAAATGTACTCGCCGTTATGTTTTGCATAGTGTACAAAGACAGTGTTtctaagagaaaaaaacatggtcGTTCTTTAAATCACTCAAAAGCAAATCACGCACTATAAAGTGTATCGTATTAGTTCAGTTTTCAAAGAACGCAAAAATGGAGACGTCTACATCCTCGGAAGCGGACTTGAAACTACTGGCTCTGTCAAAGGACACGCAAGGTGAGTGACCTCAACACCTCAGAGGAAATATGGTTGCAGAGGATTATATAAACCAATAGACATGGAATTATTAtaagtattttattttaactGTATAGGCCTACTATACTTTTTCCTaattttatagtttttttttgtcatttcagaTGTCCAGCCTCCAGATGTCCAAACCTGTACGTTTTATGTCAAGTGCAATGCTTTGATATGGGAAATACACTCTAAGAGAGCCAGAACAGTACAATATGTTTTATTATTCACACTCTATGGTTCAGGCATGCAGCCTATGGtcaaaaacatgtacacataagCAAGATGTAAAATGTGATTAACTCTTTGGTGATTGTCAAGTGTCGCCACCTACTGGACACTGTGGGTGCATGTTGCATGAACAAAATGTCTCACCACATACTATTGTACTCCAAATGACATCcttaaaacaaatataaacTGCTTATTCATTGATCACGTATACAACACCATAAACGAAGCCTGATTTTCCAATGTTTGTTTCCAGTTCCATTGCCTGAGAAATGGAAAACCACATTCAGTTCTGCTGAGATAAGAATTACTGATGCAACGTCAGATGCATTATATCTATTCCTTCATTCAAAATCCAATGGAGACACCAAGGAGATTACCCAGGAAGTTACATTTCATGACAGTACAACTATGACACATTTTATTACAATGAATTAATAGTTAGTTGCAAATACAGATTTTGATTTAAATCTTGCCACAAAAACATTCTTATTGAAAGTAAttagttgtctctctctctctctctctctctctctctctcaaggagCAACCAGCTCCAGTGTCACTGAATtaaaacacagtcaaacatcctCTGAGACACAAGTACGTTTTCAAATCTATGACGTACACATATTTTCTGAAATATCTTTTCTGCTGGAAATAATATCAAGTATACTTTGTGAATGGGTCAAGTTGATAAAATGATCAAATTAAATATGGTGCGAGATTAACTGTGTGTCACTGAAAGAAATTCGTTTTAAGTACATTTTCAAATATATGGCGCACACATATTTTCTGAAATATCTTTTCTGTGGagtttatacatttttatcagcCAGACAGTGATCCAAAATCACATTTGGCTATTGGATACCAATGCagtctatcaatctatctaacTAATATAGCCCCTCCCACCTGTGTAATGTAAAGTTAGTATCTGGACAAGCATGAGAATAAAGCTCTGACTAAGTACGTCTTTATGACTGACACTTGCACCATGGAGTAACTTACAGTatacatgtgcatgtatttgaAGCAGGTCACCACATAAGCAACTGTTAAATCAACTAAAGATTAAGCTAAGACTGAGCTGAAAAGATTTTTCCCTTCTACAGATCCCTAAGGAAATCAAGAACGACACAGCTACTGAAAAACATTTCTGCCAAGTTGTGTACAACGGCTTGAAAAATCAAGGAGCAACCTGCTACCTGAACTCAGCTTTGCAGGTCCTCTTTATGACCAAAGAATTCAGAGAGGTGGTAGAAAGGTAACAGGATAGTGACACTTGTTCATGGCTGAGTGTACAGTATTGCAAGGACTGTTGTTGACATGCTGGTCTTATCACTCTGTAGGTTGCAGATCACATCAAATGACAATGAGGTCCATTACCAACTACAACAACTATTTGAAAATCTAAAAGGTGATCACAAATGTGTATCTACTGTCAAAATAACCAAAAGTCTCTCAATTAAAAATGGTGAGTATAATTCAAGCTTCCCTAAATTCATTACTGAAACATGCTGATCTCAGAAATATTGCATTTGTTCAGACAACTGTATTTGGATGTTAGTTTTTGAACAGCAAGATGCAGTGGAGTGGTTCGAGAAAATCCTGAGTGTGGTGTCACCAGATGCCTCTCAGGTACTTCAACANNNNNNNNNNNNNNNNNNNNNNNNNNNNNNNNNNNNNNNNNNNNNNNNNNNNNNNNNNNNNNNNNNNNNNNNNNNNNNNNNNNNNNNNNNNNNNNNNNNNNNNNNNNNNNNNNNNNNNNNNNNNNNNNNNNNNNNNNNNNNNNNNNNNNNNNNNNNNNNNNNNNNNNNNNNNNNNNNNNNNNNNNNNNNNNNNNNNNNNNNNNNNNNNNNNNNNNNNNNNNNNNNNNNNNNNNNNNNNNNNNNNNNNNNNNNNNNNNNNNNNNNNNNNNNNNNNNNNNNNNNNNNNNNNNNNNNNNNNNNNNNNNNNNNNNNNNNNNNNNNNNNNNNNNNNNNNNNNNNNNNNNNNNNNNNNNNNNNNNNNNNNNNNNNNNNNNNNNNNNNNNNNNNNNNNNNNNNNNNNNNNNNNNNNNNNNNNNNNNNNNNNNNNNNNNNNNNNNNNNNNNNNNNNNNNNNNNNNNNNNNNNNNNNNNNNNNNNNNNNNNNNNNNNNNNNNNNNNNNNAGAGGTGAGAACAGCAGACAAGAACAGCAGATTCAATGCAGCCAAATTGTCCAAGGAGGTTCCCCATAAACTACAACAAGGTCCCAAGAAGGTtctcaataaacaacaacaaagttcCAAGAAGGTTCCCCCTAAACTACAGCCTTTAATAAAGAAGCCAAACCACAACCggctcccctctctcacccctgggactgtgcttgtcctTCACACTCGGCGCCACCAGGGAAAGCGGGTGGTGTTTCTCAAAGACCTCCCCAGCGGCTTGCTTCTCTTCACCGGCCCTTTCGTCCTAAACAGAGTCCCTCTGAGCAGGGCGTCCCCAAAGTCTGTCACTGCCACGGCTACCAAGGTGGACGTATCTGGGCTGAGGATCCCAGAGACACTAACTGACACGTCTttcaagaggaggagacagaggaagcctgagagcgaaggagaggagGGCCTGGAAATGGGGGTAAAGAGGCTCCGCATAGCAGAGCAGTGGAAGAGGGACCAGAGGGCCGTGGACTCCCAGGTCCTTAACTGTATTAGGAAGGTTCCTTGGGTGAGGAGGTTCCTGAGCTCTGAACCGTACCAACGTGGTCTGTTGAAGGTAAGACAGAATGTTGATGCGGTCTCTTTGGTCACATGTAAGGCAGACATGCAGCATTCAGTCAGGAACATCACGCAGAAGGGCACAGATGTCTAACAATGTGacttcagaaaaatgaaatactGTGTTCAGGAAATATTTCTGTGAGGCAAGCTATGGTATAGCTTCATTGTATATGCATCTTTATTCTGAAACTGTTCCATTCAAGTTGTAGCTCTGATAATGTTTTGTACCTTGCttaaaatacagtacaaataaaatTCCATTGAAAATACCTCTGAGTTTTATATTTGAATGTAAAGGTAGACTACTGCCCCAGCCAGAGACAGTAATAACAGCAACTGTGGCTACCCAATGCACAATTTTACTATacaggaaaaacaaaataaacattatgttaaatgtaaaaataacattATCTTAATACAACTTTTAATATTGCTCTATTCTCTTTAAATATGGAACACAACATTTCTATTTAATACTACAGCACCATACAAATATCAGCACACTGCTTCACTTTGTCAGAACGCTTTCATCAAAAATATAATAACGTTTTAGCAATCATAATTTTGGTTAATAGAATATTCGAAATTGCGAGAAACCTCAAGACTAAAATTATGCGTTAATGTGTACATGATGGCACTTAAGTCTATCTTGATGAGTGTAATGAGGAATTTATTCAATAAAATAGAAAGATGCATTTCACCCATTTTCTGAGACAGATAGATTACTGCTCTACGCGTATTGCTCTAACTCCCTTGTCTAGAACTGACACTTAATCCAACTGTAATCTCACTAAAGACTCAACACAACTATAATCCCCACAGTAACTCTATTTGTCAGAACTCCAAGGAACCCTTTTCCATAACACTGTTTGTGGTGTTAGTGGACAGCTACTTGTACTGCCTCCACACTAGGACTGACAGCTGGAGAGGTGCCACATCTCTAAGGCACGGGAAGCATGGATGGCTCGTTCGGGAACAAACAGTGTTCACAACACCACCTGGCAGCGACGGCCATTTTTTTGCACGCCGATCTGTTGTGTTCGGTCACTTGGCTGCAGGGTCAGACAGGTGCGAATGGAAGGACACACCACGTTCTCAACGTCCTGGAGAACGACGTTGTGACATGTCAGCAGCTTCTCGACATCAGGGTAGCCACATTGAGCGCTGCGGCAGTAAATATGGTGTCGGCACACACAGATTGGTCATGTCCATCCTTCCCACATAAGAATGGCACCCCGGACACTTTTGGTGGACACAAAATATCCAGAGTATTAAGTTAAAATCTCCAACCAAGTAAAAACCCTGTCTGAGTCTGAGTAAAACTCTACAACCACAGTGACAGAGTAGCGATTGATGAGTAAAACCAAAAGCTGCTCTCACTGATTCCTGATACTCTCACCGCCATGGTCTCCTCAAAATGACTCTGCTCCTCATCTGTCCAGACAACAATGCTCTAACTGTTCCAATAAAAAACTTTTAATTGCATCTAGTCTTTAAGGACTCATGTAGTTATGTACTTTTACGTAGCTTAACTGCAAAGTGGGAGCTTAATCAGAGTCAGAATCAGGttttggccaagtaagtttgcacaaacaaggaatttgtcttggtAAAGTGgttctcag from Clupea harengus chromosome 18, Ch_v2.0.2, whole genome shotgun sequence includes the following:
- the LOC116224748 gene encoding uncharacterized protein LOC116224748 produces the protein METSTSSEADLKLLALSKDTQDVQPPDVQTFPLPEKWKTTFSSAEIRITDATSDALYLFLHSKSNGDTKEITQEGATSSSVTELKHSQTSSETQIPKEIKNDTATEKHFCQVVYNGLKNQGATCYLNSALQVLFMTKEFREVVERLQITSNDNEVHYQLQQLFENLKGDHKCVSTVKITKSLSIKNVFEQQDAVEWFEKILSVVSPDASQVRTADKNSRFNAAKLSKEVPHKLQQGPKKVLNKQQQSSKKVPPKLQPLIKKPNHNRLPSLTPGTVLVLHTRRHQGKRVVFLKDLPSGLLLFTGPFVLNRVPLSRASPKSVTATATKVDVSGLRIPETLTDTSFKRRRQRKPESEGEEGLEMGVKRLRIAEQWKRDQRAVDSQVLNCIRKVPWVRRFLSSEPYQRGLLKSWINWMISLSLLVMFHRDAVNMDLLVFDSMM